One Kribbella sp. NBC_00662 genomic region harbors:
- a CDS encoding amino acid permease, with amino-acid sequence MAMTVQQLFRRKPVPEMSQESGTDTGQSELVRSIGLFQLSMFGIGATIGTGIFFVLAQAVPVAGPAVIWSFVIAGVVAGLTAICYAELASAVPVSGSSYSYAYATLGELPAIGVAACLLLEYGVSAAAVAVGWSQYLNELFDNLFGFTLPDKLSQAPEQGGVFNLPAVILVALCTLLLIRGASESAKTNAVMVCLKIGVLILFIVLGLKGWDSNNLSDFAPFGITGITSAAGIIFFSYIGLDAVSTAGEEVKNPRRTMPLAILIALVTVTGLYILVTLVAVAAQPADQFKDQEAGLSAILEKVTGSSWPATVLAAGAVISIFSVTLIVIYGQTRILFAMARDGMIPELFHKVNPRTHTPVPNTVIVAVLIALLAGLIPINFLAEMTSIGTLVAFLVVSIGVMVLRRTHPELPRGFKVPGYPVTPILSIAGCIWIIKDLRAVTIYVFLIWLAVALIWYFLYGFKHSHLGRHEHVGLIHDEDGPQP; translated from the coding sequence ATGGCGATGACCGTGCAGCAACTGTTCCGCCGCAAGCCGGTTCCGGAGATGTCGCAGGAAAGTGGTACCGACACCGGCCAGAGCGAACTCGTCCGCTCGATCGGACTGTTCCAGCTCTCCATGTTCGGTATCGGCGCCACCATCGGCACCGGTATCTTCTTCGTCCTCGCGCAGGCCGTGCCGGTCGCCGGCCCCGCGGTGATCTGGTCGTTCGTGATCGCCGGTGTGGTCGCCGGACTGACCGCGATCTGCTACGCCGAGCTGGCCAGCGCGGTCCCGGTGTCGGGTTCGTCGTACTCGTACGCCTACGCGACGCTGGGTGAGCTGCCCGCGATCGGCGTGGCCGCGTGTCTGCTGCTGGAGTACGGCGTGTCGGCCGCGGCGGTCGCGGTCGGCTGGTCGCAGTACCTGAACGAGCTGTTCGACAACCTGTTCGGCTTCACGCTGCCGGACAAGCTGTCCCAGGCGCCCGAACAGGGCGGCGTGTTCAACCTGCCCGCGGTCATCCTGGTCGCGCTCTGCACGCTGCTGCTGATCCGCGGCGCGAGTGAGTCGGCCAAGACCAACGCGGTGATGGTGTGCCTGAAGATCGGCGTGCTGATCCTGTTCATCGTGCTCGGGCTGAAGGGCTGGGACTCCAACAACCTGTCGGACTTCGCCCCGTTCGGCATCACCGGGATCACGTCGGCGGCCGGCATCATCTTCTTCTCCTACATCGGTCTGGACGCCGTCTCGACCGCCGGTGAGGAGGTCAAGAACCCCCGGCGAACGATGCCGCTGGCAATCTTGATCGCACTCGTCACGGTCACCGGGCTCTACATCCTGGTCACGCTGGTCGCGGTCGCGGCCCAGCCGGCGGACCAGTTCAAGGACCAGGAGGCCGGGCTGTCGGCGATCCTGGAGAAGGTGACCGGATCGTCCTGGCCGGCCACGGTCCTGGCCGCGGGCGCGGTGATCTCGATCTTCAGCGTCACACTGATCGTCATCTACGGGCAGACCCGGATCCTGTTCGCGATGGCTCGTGACGGGATGATCCCCGAGCTGTTCCACAAGGTGAACCCGCGCACGCACACCCCGGTGCCGAACACCGTGATCGTCGCGGTGCTGATCGCGCTGCTGGCCGGGCTGATCCCGATCAACTTCCTCGCCGAGATGACCAGCATCGGCACACTGGTCGCCTTCCTGGTGGTGTCGATCGGCGTGATGGTGCTGCGCCGTACCCATCCCGAACTGCCGCGCGGCTTCAAGGTGCCGGGGTATCCGGTCACGCCGATCCTGTCGATCGCGGGCTGTATCTGGATCATCAAGGACCTGCGCGCGGTGACGATCTACGTGTTCCTGATCTGGCTGGCCGTCGCCCTGATCTGGTACTTCCTCTACGGCTTCAAACACTCGCATCTCGGCCGGCACGAGCATGTCGGGCTGATCCACGACGAGGACGGACCGCAGCCATGA
- a CDS encoding universal stress protein has protein sequence MTMIVGYASDERGKAALHLAGMLARSAGDDLIVCSVVPAPWVPGMARVDSEYQEFLAQSADQALERARSFLPDDVPATYVRHSARSAPAGLLEMAEQNDARLIVLGSSSAGVFGHIALGSVTDRLLHSSHVSLALATRGFRCPPDRKVARVTAAFGGTESAEDLVLAAASVSADVNASLRIATFAVWARPAYTTRLGTDSEDLVMQEWRSELDKTVNATLAQVQHLPRHPRAVETVIGSGTTWAEAIDEIGWEAGDVLVVGSSELGPVARVFLGTRATKILRHSPVPVLVIPHRRAEELAEQAAED, from the coding sequence ATGACGATGATCGTCGGCTACGCCTCCGACGAGCGCGGCAAGGCAGCCCTGCACCTGGCCGGCATGCTGGCCAGGTCGGCGGGTGACGACCTGATCGTCTGCAGCGTCGTACCCGCGCCGTGGGTGCCCGGGATGGCACGGGTGGACTCGGAGTACCAGGAGTTCCTGGCGCAGAGCGCCGACCAGGCGCTGGAGCGGGCCCGGAGTTTCCTGCCCGACGACGTTCCCGCGACGTACGTCCGGCACAGCGCGCGGTCGGCGCCGGCCGGGCTGCTCGAGATGGCCGAGCAGAACGACGCCCGGCTGATCGTGCTCGGGTCGTCGTCGGCCGGCGTGTTCGGCCACATCGCTCTGGGCAGCGTCACCGACCGACTGCTGCACAGTTCGCACGTGTCACTCGCACTGGCCACCCGCGGTTTCCGCTGCCCACCGGATCGCAAGGTGGCCCGGGTGACCGCGGCCTTCGGCGGCACCGAGTCGGCCGAGGACCTGGTCCTGGCGGCCGCGTCGGTCAGCGCCGACGTGAACGCATCGTTGCGGATAGCAACGTTCGCGGTCTGGGCCAGGCCGGCCTACACGACCAGGCTGGGCACGGATTCCGAGGACCTGGTGATGCAGGAGTGGCGGTCCGAGCTCGACAAGACGGTGAACGCCACGCTCGCGCAGGTGCAGCACCTGCCCCGGCACCCGCGCGCGGTCGAGACGGTGATCGGGTCCGGTACGACGTGGGCCGAGGCGATCGACGAGATCGGCTGGGAGGCGGGCGACGTGCTGGTGGTCGGGTCGAGCGAGCTCGGGCCGGTCGCACGGGTCTTCCTGGGAACGCGGGCGACCAAGATCCTGCGGCACTCCCCGGTCCCCGTGCTGGTGATCCCGCACCGGCGGGCCGAAGAGCTGGCCGAACAAGCTGCTGAGGACTGA
- the lysA gene encoding diaminopimelate decarboxylase, producing the protein MSDLLSLFPAGSRLDADGILLVGGCRADDLAAAFGTPVLVVAEQALRARAREYRDELTARRPDSRVVFASKAFPCTAIQRVMVEEGLGLDVAGGGEILTALKAGVDPSLIVLHGNAKSDEEIALAVEHGIGLVVVDNADDVDRLEATGRPQDVLVRIIPGVTADTHAHVLTGHEGSKFGLAPADAAALIQRIEHSPRLRMRGLHVHVGSQILDVEPFAESVAPIARLGEFEIYDLGGGLGARYTWADDPPSVATYLDALIGAAKQHLPASAQLIIEPGRSMVCTAATTIYRVTTVKRGAITFVAVDGGMGDNLEVALFEQRFEAGIVGRFDGPGLESVTVVGRHCESGDVLVDGVPLSDPKVGDLLAVPATGAYCYTMANNYNGNRRIPVVFADDGRARLVVRRETWDDLMARDV; encoded by the coding sequence ATGAGCGACCTGCTCTCACTGTTCCCGGCCGGCAGCCGGCTCGATGCCGACGGCATCCTCCTCGTCGGTGGCTGCCGCGCGGACGACCTGGCCGCAGCGTTCGGTACGCCGGTCCTCGTCGTCGCCGAGCAGGCGCTCCGGGCCCGCGCCCGCGAGTACCGCGACGAGCTCACCGCCCGCCGGCCGGACTCGCGGGTGGTCTTCGCGTCCAAGGCGTTCCCGTGTACGGCGATCCAGCGGGTGATGGTCGAGGAAGGTCTCGGCCTCGACGTCGCGGGCGGCGGCGAGATCCTGACCGCGCTCAAGGCCGGGGTCGATCCGAGCCTGATCGTGCTGCACGGCAACGCGAAGAGCGACGAGGAGATCGCGCTCGCGGTCGAGCACGGTATCGGGCTGGTCGTCGTCGACAACGCCGACGACGTGGACCGGTTGGAGGCGACCGGCCGGCCGCAGGACGTGCTGGTGCGGATCATCCCCGGCGTCACGGCGGACACCCACGCTCACGTGCTCACCGGGCACGAAGGTTCGAAGTTCGGCCTCGCCCCGGCTGACGCGGCCGCACTGATCCAGCGGATCGAGCACAGCCCTCGGCTGCGGATGCGTGGTCTGCACGTCCATGTCGGTTCGCAGATCCTCGACGTCGAGCCGTTCGCGGAGTCCGTCGCGCCGATCGCCCGGCTCGGTGAGTTCGAGATCTACGACCTGGGCGGCGGACTGGGCGCGCGCTACACCTGGGCGGACGATCCGCCGAGCGTGGCGACGTACCTGGACGCGCTGATCGGCGCGGCGAAGCAGCACCTGCCCGCATCCGCGCAGCTGATCATCGAACCCGGACGCAGCATGGTCTGTACGGCGGCGACCACGATCTACCGCGTCACCACGGTGAAACGCGGCGCGATCACGTTCGTCGCGGTCGACGGCGGGATGGGCGACAACCTGGAGGTCGCGTTGTTCGAGCAGCGGTTCGAGGCCGGCATCGTCGGGCGCTTCGACGGGCCCGGCCTGGAGAGCGTGACCGTGGTCGGGCGGCACTGCGAGAGCGGCGACGTCCTGGTCGACGGCGTACCGCTGTCCGACCCGAAGGTCGGTGACCTGCTCGCGGTCCCGGCCACCGGGGCGTACTGCTACACGATGGCGAACAACTACAACGGCAACCGCCGGATCCCGGTGGTCTTCGCCGACGACGGCCGGGCGCGGCTCGTCGTACGGCGAGAGACCTGGGACGACCTGATGGCTCGAGACGTCTAG
- a CDS encoding gamma-aminobutyraldehyde dehydrogenase yields MPDKKVFHNVIDGKVQAAASGAMMDIVNPSTGEVYASAPNSDEHDVDLAFTAAANAFEIWRWSTPSERQHALLKLADVIEAGAEELIAIESENTGKPVALTRSEEIPPMVDQIRFFAGAARVLEGKSAGEYMRGFTSSIRREPIGPVAQVAPWNYPMMMSVWKFAPALAAGNTVVLKPSDTTPASSYWMVEKMQEIFPPGVCNLVCGDRDTGAALTRHKVPQLVSITGSTRAGMAVAMAAAADVKRAHLELGGKAPVVVFDDADIPAAIEGISVAGLFNGGQDCTAATRVLVQQGIYDEFVAALTDAARGTRTGYDPDDEDILYGPINNANQLGHVSGLVDRAPDHARVTTGGHRVGDRGYFYEPTIVADLRQDDELIRTEIFGPVLTVQKFADEDEALRMANDSEYGLASSVWTGNVTTAARMSARLDFGCVWINTHIPLIAEMPHGGFKHSGYGKDLSMYGLEDYTRIKHVMLHHGFEG; encoded by the coding sequence ATGCCTGACAAGAAGGTTTTCCACAATGTCATCGACGGCAAGGTTCAGGCGGCCGCGTCGGGGGCGATGATGGATATCGTCAACCCGTCCACCGGCGAGGTGTACGCCTCCGCGCCGAACTCCGACGAGCACGACGTCGATCTGGCCTTCACGGCCGCGGCGAACGCATTCGAGATCTGGCGCTGGTCGACGCCGAGCGAGCGGCAGCACGCGCTGCTGAAGCTCGCCGACGTGATCGAGGCCGGCGCCGAGGAACTGATCGCGATCGAGAGCGAGAACACCGGTAAGCCGGTCGCGTTGACCCGGTCGGAGGAGATCCCGCCGATGGTCGACCAGATCCGCTTCTTCGCCGGCGCGGCCCGGGTGCTGGAGGGGAAGTCGGCCGGCGAGTACATGCGCGGGTTCACCTCGTCGATCCGCCGCGAACCGATCGGCCCGGTCGCGCAGGTCGCGCCCTGGAACTACCCGATGATGATGTCGGTCTGGAAGTTCGCCCCGGCGCTGGCCGCCGGCAACACGGTGGTCCTGAAGCCGTCCGACACGACACCCGCGTCGTCGTACTGGATGGTCGAGAAGATGCAGGAGATCTTCCCGCCCGGCGTCTGCAACCTGGTCTGCGGCGACCGCGACACCGGGGCTGCGCTGACCAGGCACAAGGTCCCGCAGCTGGTCTCGATCACCGGCTCGACCCGCGCCGGGATGGCGGTGGCGATGGCCGCGGCGGCCGACGTGAAGCGGGCTCACCTCGAGCTCGGCGGCAAGGCGCCGGTGGTGGTGTTCGACGACGCGGACATCCCGGCCGCGATCGAGGGCATCTCGGTCGCAGGCCTGTTCAACGGCGGCCAGGACTGTACGGCGGCCACCCGCGTGCTCGTGCAGCAAGGCATCTACGACGAGTTCGTCGCCGCGCTCACCGATGCGGCACGGGGGACGCGGACCGGCTACGACCCGGACGACGAGGACATCCTGTACGGGCCGATCAACAACGCCAACCAGCTCGGGCATGTCTCCGGCCTGGTCGACCGGGCGCCCGATCACGCCCGCGTGACAACCGGCGGACACCGGGTCGGCGACCGCGGATACTTCTACGAGCCGACGATCGTCGCCGACCTGCGCCAGGACGACGAGCTGATCCGGACCGAGATCTTCGGACCGGTGCTGACCGTGCAGAAGTTCGCCGACGAGGACGAAGCGCTGCGGATGGCGAACGACAGCGAGTACGGTCTGGCCTCCTCCGTCTGGACCGGCAACGTCACCACCGCGGCCCGGATGTCCGCCCGGCTGGACTTCGGCTGCGTGTGGATCAACACCCACATCCCGCTGATCGCCGAGATGCCGCACGGCGGCTTCAAGCACTCCGGCTACGGCAAGGACCTGTCGATGTACGGTCTCGAGGACTACACGCGGATCAAGCACGTCATGCTCCATCACGGCTTCGAGGGCTAG
- a CDS encoding primary-amine oxidase, with protein MANHPLEPLDEHEFRQTAAILRRDEELGGSWRFAGIELLEPDKAAVQAWRPGDAVPRTAFAVLWNRADNQTWEAVVDLTDDRVVSWTQVPGVTPNFTSDEYHEVDEAMRAHPDVVAALAERGITDLSLVLIEVWTYGKALMPEKYRDRRLGWCDIWYRETPESNAYAHPVSGLKVVVDMNTLELLEVENDHDAGQPEVNAEYVPGPWTGTLRTDLKPLEIVQPEGVSFTLDGTELRWQNWNLRLGFNHREGPVIYQVGYGGRDIAYRMSFAELMVPYRDTSFDHYRRTAFDIGEWGLGFMTTSLELGCDCLGEIRYLDAVLHDTRGEPYTIKNAICLHEEDNAVLWKHVDHTNGAEVRRMRRMVVSCHVTVANYEYLVYWRFYQDGNIECEVRATGLMVTTPFAGAAPETGTVVDKQTYAPFHQHFLVARLDLDVDGDGNTAYEVDSRALPVSESNPYGLAVVTDATPIRSESEAARDFNWSTQRSWKVANPNRVNALGTHPAYKLVPSASIPPLMDPGTPQFLRAPVIGHTLWVTRHHDEERWPCGDYPTQSATDDGMSRWIADDESLENTDLVLWYVFGIHHITRVEDWPVMPADTISFWLKPFGFFDRNPSIDVPPSMTAGGEVCHHE; from the coding sequence ATGGCGAACCATCCGCTGGAGCCCCTCGACGAACACGAGTTCCGGCAGACGGCCGCGATCCTGCGCCGGGATGAGGAGCTCGGCGGCTCCTGGCGGTTCGCCGGGATCGAGCTGCTCGAGCCGGACAAGGCGGCCGTGCAGGCCTGGCGGCCCGGTGACGCCGTACCGCGGACCGCGTTCGCCGTGCTGTGGAACCGGGCCGACAACCAGACCTGGGAAGCAGTCGTCGACCTGACCGACGACCGGGTGGTGTCCTGGACGCAGGTTCCCGGCGTGACGCCGAACTTCACCAGCGACGAGTACCACGAGGTCGACGAGGCGATGCGGGCGCACCCGGACGTCGTCGCCGCCTTGGCCGAGCGCGGTATCACCGATCTGTCGCTGGTGCTGATCGAGGTCTGGACGTACGGCAAGGCCCTGATGCCGGAGAAGTACCGTGACCGCAGGCTCGGCTGGTGCGACATCTGGTACCGCGAGACGCCCGAGAGCAACGCGTACGCGCATCCGGTGTCCGGTCTCAAGGTCGTCGTCGACATGAACACCCTCGAGCTGCTCGAGGTCGAGAACGACCACGACGCCGGTCAGCCCGAGGTCAACGCGGAGTACGTCCCCGGACCGTGGACCGGGACGCTGCGTACCGACCTGAAGCCGCTGGAGATCGTCCAGCCCGAAGGGGTCTCGTTCACACTCGACGGCACCGAACTGCGCTGGCAGAACTGGAACCTGCGGCTCGGCTTCAACCACCGGGAGGGCCCGGTGATCTACCAGGTCGGCTACGGCGGCCGCGACATCGCCTACCGGATGTCGTTCGCGGAGCTGATGGTCCCGTACCGCGACACCTCGTTCGACCACTACCGGCGGACGGCGTTCGACATCGGTGAATGGGGTCTCGGGTTCATGACCACCTCGCTCGAGCTGGGCTGCGACTGCCTCGGCGAGATCCGCTACCTGGACGCCGTACTGCACGACACCCGTGGCGAGCCGTACACGATCAAGAACGCGATCTGCCTGCACGAAGAGGACAACGCCGTGCTGTGGAAGCACGTCGACCACACCAACGGCGCCGAGGTACGCCGGATGCGCCGGATGGTCGTGTCGTGCCACGTGACGGTCGCGAACTACGAGTACCTGGTGTACTGGCGCTTCTACCAGGACGGCAACATCGAGTGCGAGGTCCGGGCCACCGGGCTGATGGTGACGACCCCGTTCGCCGGTGCCGCGCCCGAGACCGGGACCGTGGTCGACAAGCAAACGTACGCGCCGTTCCACCAGCACTTCCTGGTCGCCCGGCTCGACCTGGACGTGGACGGCGACGGGAACACGGCGTACGAGGTCGACTCACGCGCGCTGCCGGTGTCGGAGAGCAATCCGTACGGTCTGGCCGTCGTCACCGACGCGACGCCGATCCGGTCCGAGTCCGAGGCCGCCCGGGACTTCAATTGGTCGACCCAACGGTCCTGGAAGGTGGCGAACCCGAACCGGGTGAACGCGCTCGGCACGCACCCGGCGTACAAACTCGTCCCGAGCGCATCGATCCCGCCGCTGATGGATCCGGGTACGCCGCAGTTCCTGCGCGCACCGGTCATCGGGCACACGCTCTGGGTCACCCGTCATCACGACGAGGAGCGCTGGCCGTGCGGTGACTACCCGACCCAGTCCGCCACCGACGACGGTATGAGCCGATGGATCGCCGACGACGAGTCACTGGAGAACACCGACCTCGTGCTCTGGTACGTCTTCGGCATCCACCACATCACCCGGGTCGAGGACTGGCCGGTGATGCCCGCCGACACCATCTCGTTCTGGCTCAAACCGTTCGGTTTCTTCGACCGGAACCCGTCGATCGACGTCCCGCCGTCCATGACGGCCGGCGGTGAGGTCTGCCATCACGAGTAG
- a CDS encoding transglycosylase domain-containing protein yields MRAGRGGRNWARSLITFIGVSVLSGALAAGLAVPFAGFAGRGSAEVAASVENLPKELEIDPVAVRSRILAADGTLIATLYEQNRVPVPLDAISPIMRKAIVAIEDSRFYDHGALDLKGTLRAMLRNQTEGEVQQGGSSITQQYVKMSLVEKARTAAERASATAVTYERKLAELRYAIAVEDQLSKDEILERYLNLVNFGDGSYGVQAAAQHYFRTTADKLTLAQAALLAGLVKNPTGYDPTNDLARSKARRDVVIKRMLELGVVTVHQANQALRTPVINLSRVEPVPNGCANSRYPFYCDYVVSKLLANPELGATVKDRDHYLKTGGLLIRTSIDPVIQAAAQASIDKHSKRTDTAVAAITVVEPGTGLVKAMVQSKPYGNGRNHTNYNYNVEKSYAGGFGGFQNGSTMKAFTIAAALAKGIPMDYRINSPEQIDLRNKKFQTCTGWTRDPTYQPKNSTHSGDLTMVEAARFSTNTYFLQLSQRTGLCPIAKIAARLGMYNGQTGEPLDQVASMTLGVGYVTPLMLSNAYATFAARGKYCKPLVVTSVRDMAGKPIPGPGFACKQVLPRAVADGVNRVLSQVMMPGGTGGRLRFGSRDMAGKTGTIQQNLAVWFAGYTPNLAAAAVVADATLPYTNLMFRHTLNGVDIADPTGSGTAGPLWQTAMQGAIRGFPVERFVNPPKKMIGNPNPKPPDSEKKPGTKPTPKPKPNT; encoded by the coding sequence ATGCGTGCCGGCAGGGGCGGTCGCAATTGGGCTCGGTCGTTGATCACGTTCATCGGCGTGAGCGTGCTGTCAGGTGCGCTGGCGGCGGGGCTTGCGGTGCCTTTCGCCGGGTTCGCCGGGCGCGGATCGGCTGAGGTCGCGGCGAGCGTCGAGAACCTGCCGAAGGAACTCGAGATCGATCCGGTGGCCGTCCGCAGCCGCATCCTGGCCGCGGACGGCACGCTGATCGCCACGCTGTACGAGCAGAACCGCGTCCCGGTCCCGCTCGACGCGATCAGCCCGATCATGCGCAAGGCGATCGTGGCGATCGAGGATTCCCGGTTCTACGACCACGGCGCGCTCGACCTGAAGGGCACGCTGCGGGCGATGCTGCGCAACCAGACCGAGGGCGAGGTGCAGCAGGGCGGGTCGAGCATCACCCAGCAGTACGTGAAGATGAGCCTGGTCGAGAAGGCGCGGACAGCAGCCGAGCGGGCCTCGGCAACCGCGGTCACCTACGAGCGCAAACTGGCCGAGCTGCGGTACGCGATCGCGGTCGAGGACCAGCTGTCCAAGGACGAGATCCTCGAGCGGTACCTGAACCTGGTGAACTTCGGCGACGGCTCGTACGGCGTCCAGGCGGCCGCGCAGCACTACTTCCGGACCACGGCCGACAAACTCACGCTCGCGCAGGCGGCGCTGCTGGCGGGGCTGGTGAAGAACCCGACCGGGTACGACCCGACCAACGACCTGGCCCGGTCGAAGGCACGCCGCGACGTGGTGATCAAGCGGATGCTCGAACTCGGCGTGGTCACGGTCCACCAGGCGAACCAGGCACTGCGGACACCGGTGATCAACCTGTCCAGGGTCGAGCCGGTGCCGAACGGCTGCGCCAACTCGCGCTACCCGTTCTACTGCGACTACGTGGTCTCGAAGCTGCTGGCCAACCCGGAGCTCGGCGCGACCGTGAAGGACCGCGACCACTACCTGAAGACCGGCGGCCTGCTGATCCGGACCTCGATCGATCCGGTGATCCAGGCGGCCGCCCAGGCGTCGATCGACAAGCACAGCAAGCGCACCGACACCGCGGTCGCGGCGATCACGGTGGTCGAGCCGGGCACCGGGCTGGTCAAGGCGATGGTGCAGAGCAAGCCGTACGGCAACGGGCGCAACCACACGAACTACAACTACAACGTCGAGAAGTCGTACGCCGGCGGGTTCGGCGGGTTCCAGAACGGCTCGACGATGAAGGCGTTCACGATCGCGGCGGCCCTGGCGAAGGGCATCCCGATGGACTACCGGATCAACTCGCCGGAGCAGATCGACCTGCGGAACAAGAAGTTCCAGACGTGCACGGGGTGGACGCGCGATCCGACGTACCAGCCGAAGAACTCGACGCACAGCGGTGACCTGACCATGGTCGAGGCAGCGCGGTTCTCCACCAACACGTACTTCCTGCAGTTGTCGCAGCGCACCGGGCTGTGCCCGATCGCGAAGATCGCGGCCAGGCTCGGGATGTACAACGGCCAGACCGGCGAGCCGCTCGACCAGGTGGCGTCGATGACGCTGGGCGTCGGGTACGTGACGCCGCTGATGCTGTCGAACGCGTACGCGACGTTCGCGGCCCGCGGGAAGTACTGCAAGCCGCTCGTCGTCACCTCGGTCCGGGACATGGCCGGCAAGCCGATCCCCGGTCCCGGCTTCGCCTGCAAGCAGGTGCTGCCGCGGGCGGTGGCGGACGGCGTCAACCGGGTCCTCAGCCAGGTGATGATGCCGGGTGGCACCGGCGGTCGGCTGCGCTTCGGCAGCCGCGACATGGCCGGCAAGACCGGCACCATCCAGCAGAACCTGGCGGTCTGGTTCGCCGGCTACACCCCGAACCTCGCCGCGGCGGCCGTCGTCGCGGACGCGACTCTGCCGTACACCAACCTGATGTTCCGGCACACGCTGAACGGCGTGGACATCGCCGACCCGACCGGCTCCGGCACCGCCGGCCCGCTCTGGCAGACCGCCATGCAGGGGGCCATCCGCGGGTTCCCGGTCGAACGCTTCGTGAATCCGCCGAAGAAGATGATCGGCAACCCGAACCCGAAGCCACCCGACTCGGAGAAGAAGCCGGGGACGAAACCGACGCCCAAGCCGAAGCCGAACACATAG